In a single window of the Nilaparvata lugens isolate BPH chromosome 1, ASM1435652v1, whole genome shotgun sequence genome:
- the LOC111054277 gene encoding zinc finger protein 26 → MKHKCFLSETRDYVCEVCNKAFTGKYALAVHVKIHGERKELSCDYCPKTCFNITKLKEHLKRMHPGKPAPDGTIPKTRMPAERKFKCEYCDEKAYTSKAALEYHMNGVHPDKFDTTTQHYFKCESCGKTLTGRQSYDRHLKTHNAERTLQCRLCDKKFATRNCRAIHEKLHDKVGRFECEVCGKKFPIKAYLRRHEKTHASEDQDQFQCATCGQLFVTHSRLQIHLETHASTRMYECEMCESAFSEVARLRRHMRNKHGIRRRGMLQEGTCK, encoded by the coding sequence ATGAAGCACAAGTGTTTCCTCTCAGAGACACGCGACTATGTGTGTGAGGTTTGCAATAAGGCGTTCACAGGGAAGTACGCGTTGGCCGTACATGTCAAGATTCACGGCGAAAGGAAGGAGTTGAGCTGTGATTATTGTCCGAAAACTTGTTTCAACATCACAAAGTTGAAGGAACATCTGAAGAGGATGCACCCTGGGAAGCCGGCGCCTGATGGCACCATACCGAAAACCAGGATGCCGGCTGAGAGGAAGTTCAAATGCGAGTATTGTGACGAGAAAGCCTACACTAGTAAAGCGGCGCTGGAGTACCATATGAACGGCGTGCATCCCGATAAATTCGACACGACAACTCAGCATTATTTCAAGTGTGAGTCGTGCGGCAAAACGCTGACCGGACGGCAGTCGTACGACCGTCACTTGAAGACGCACAACGCGGAACGCACGCTGCAGTGTCGTCTGTGCGACAAAAAGTTCGCGACAAGGAACTGTCGTGCAATTCACGAGAAATTGCACGACAAGGTCGGAAGGTTTGAGTGCGAGGTGTGTGGTAAAAAGTTTCCGATCAAGGCGTACCTGAGGAGGCATGAGAAGACGCATGCCAGTGAGGACCAGGACCAGTTTCAGTGTGCCACTTGTGGACAGCTGTTTGTGACGCATTCCCGGCTGCAGATACACTTGGAGACGCACGCCTCGACGCGCATGTACGAGTGTGAGATGTGCGAGAGTGCCTTCTCAGAGGTGGCCAGGTTGAGGAGGCATATGCGCAATAAGCATGGCATTCGGCGGAGAGGCATGCTGCAAGAAGGCACATGtaagtga
- the LOC111057631 gene encoding uncharacterized protein LOC111057631 encodes MAADSDECYQSTNSKPKNEESSPKENERNINYEENIILVKSEYISDHETLDELDTTDGDFDQSLQTSSDIDGALSENVSSKAGQISEPVAKLRENDNEAETERTSCSPDIKRGIEEDEDVTKNDNKIEEEEDADDPDSETETNAVETRKIFLPAFPISHQNVSFESYICLESFRFCRKERLFSLVELVVE; translated from the exons TGCTACCAATCAACGAATTCCAAGccaaaaaatgaagaaagcaGTCCTAAAGAAAACGAACGGAATATCAATTATGAAGAAAACATTATTCTGGTGAAATCCGAATACATATCCGACCATGAAACA TTGGATGAGTTGGATACAACAGACGGTGATTTTGATCAGTCACTGCAAACCAGTTCAGATATTGATGGAGCGCTTTCAGAAAATGTCTCGTCTAAAGCTGGGCAGATTTCGGAGCCCGTTGCCAAATTGCGGGAGAATGATAATGAAGCTGAAACTGAAAGAACCTCCTGCTCGCCTGATATCAAACGAGGAatagaagaggatgaagatgtaacaaaaaatgataacaaaatagaagaggaagaagatgcaGATGATCCTGATAGTGAGACGGAGACGAATGCGGTGGAAACTCGAAAGATTTTCTTGCCTGCTTTTCCAATCAGCCATCAAAATGTAAGTTTTGAATCTTACATATGTCTTGAATCTTTTAGGTTTTGTCGTAAGGAGCGTCTGTTTAGCctggtagagttagtggtcgagtaa